In Pleuronectes platessa chromosome 4, fPlePla1.1, whole genome shotgun sequence, the following proteins share a genomic window:
- the LOC128438931 gene encoding sepiapterin reductase gives MATFGRGICIITGASKGFGRALAHEMSHSLEPGSVLLLVARSGTLLQDLKEELHSFSENQQLIVHCIAVDLSTREGVNETVRMVKQEAVNEIDHVLLINNAGSLGEISGFENFTDLEMVNSFMSFNVSSALALTAGVLQAFPCRAGLRWNVVNVSSIFALKALPSWVLYCTAKAARKMMFSVLAEEEPNVKVLSYSPGPMDTDMQEDILRLTGVSHCLLPCQESAVKLVKLLHNNDYPSGKHLDFFEV, from the exons ATGGCAACTTTCGGGAGAGGGATCTGTATCATCACGGGAGCGTCTAAAGGGTTTGGACGGGCGCTGGCTCATGAA ATGTCCCATTCTCTGGAGCCTGGCTCCGTCCTCCTGCTGGTGGCTCGCTCTGGGACTTTGCTGCAGGACCTGAAGGAAGAGCTGCACAGCTTCAGTGAGAACCAGCAACTGATTGTTCACTGCATCGCCGTCGACCTGAGCACCAGAGAAGGGGTGAATGAAACAGTGAGGATGGTGAAGCAGGAGGCTGTAAATGAAATTGATCATGTGCTCCTTATCAACAATGCTG gatcTTTGGGGGAGATTTCCGGATTTGAGAACTTCACAGATCTTGAAATGGTGAATTCCTTTATGTCCTTTAACGTCAGTTCAGCTCTGGCGTTGACTGCAGGAGTCCTGCAGGCATTTCCATGCCGAGCCGGCCTGCGATGGAACGTGGTGAACGTCTCGTCAATATTTGCACTAAAGGCCTTACCGTCCTGGGTTCTGTACTGCACCGCCAAGGCCGCCAGGAAGATGATGTTCAGCGTTCTGGCTGAGGAGGAACCAAATGTCAAGGTCCTCAGCTATTCACCAG GTCCGATGGACACAGATATGCAGGAGGATATTCTGAGGCTCACAGGCGTCAGTCATTGTCTGCTCCCCTGCCAGGAGTCTGCAGTCAAACTGGTTAAGTTGCTTCACAACAATGACTATCCCTCAGGGAAACACCTGGACTTCTTTGAAGTGTGA